In Desulfobotulus pelophilus, the following proteins share a genomic window:
- a CDS encoding HPr family phosphocarrier protein → MYQKQLTIRNPLGLHARPAAAIARIAQSAKAGLWLSREAEKVDASSIIDILTLACEQGARITLHAEDPEDLPILDHIAELVENGFGE, encoded by the coding sequence GTGTATCAAAAACAACTGACCATACGTAATCCTTTAGGCCTCCATGCCAGACCTGCTGCGGCCATCGCCCGCATTGCCCAGTCAGCTAAAGCTGGCCTCTGGCTTTCCCGTGAAGCTGAAAAAGTGGATGCTTCAAGCATCATTGACATACTCACCCTTGCCTGTGAACAGGGTGCTCGCATTACCCTTCATGCGGAAGACCCTGAAGATCTTCCCATCCTCGACCATATTGCCGAGCTCGTCGAAAACGGATTTGGAGAATAA
- a CDS encoding HU family DNA-binding protein gives MNKGDLVAEVAKVVSSKKDAQAAVDAVFSTITKALADNEPVTLVGFGTFKAMERQARKGRNPQTGEEIEIAARKIPKFIPGKALKDAMK, from the coding sequence ATGAACAAGGGTGATTTGGTCGCAGAAGTTGCAAAGGTTGTAAGCTCTAAAAAAGATGCACAGGCTGCTGTTGACGCAGTCTTTTCCACCATCACCAAAGCGCTGGCTGACAACGAGCCCGTAACCCTCGTAGGCTTTGGTACCTTTAAGGCCATGGAGCGTCAGGCAAGAAAAGGGCGCAACCCCCAAACAGGTGAAGAAATCGAGATCGCTGCCAGAAAAATCCCTAAGTTTATTCCGGGGAAAGCCCTCAAAGATGCCATGAAGTAA
- a CDS encoding 2-amino-3,7-dideoxy-D-threo-hept-6-ulosonate synthase, whose translation MIGKQIRMERIINRATGKTIIVPLDHGVSVGPIDGIRNLRATIQKVAEGGANAIVEHKGLVEDGLRGSGPDIGLIIHLSASTSLSPKPNAKTIVCSVEEAIRLGADAVSVHVNLGNGDEKQMLNDFGRISYEARSWGMPLLAMMYPRGEKIRDEYDKEAIKHAARVGAEMGADIVKVSYTGSAETFQEVVEGCFRPVVIAGGPKMDSDRDILEMVKGATDAGGAGVSMGRNVFQHQNPRGLVRAFAAIVHDGVSVEEAMLILQSESA comes from the coding sequence ATGATCGGCAAACAGATTCGCATGGAACGAATTATCAACAGGGCAACGGGAAAGACCATTATTGTTCCTCTGGATCATGGAGTTTCTGTCGGGCCCATTGATGGCATCCGTAACTTGAGAGCAACCATACAGAAGGTGGCTGAAGGCGGTGCCAACGCCATTGTTGAGCACAAAGGACTGGTTGAGGATGGCCTCCGGGGTAGTGGCCCGGATATCGGTCTTATTATTCATCTTTCTGCATCCACGAGTCTCTCTCCCAAGCCCAATGCCAAAACCATAGTCTGTTCGGTGGAAGAAGCCATCCGACTTGGGGCTGATGCGGTGAGTGTGCATGTGAATTTGGGTAACGGTGATGAAAAACAGATGCTTAATGATTTTGGCCGCATCAGTTATGAGGCAAGAAGCTGGGGGATGCCGCTTCTTGCCATGATGTATCCCCGGGGCGAAAAGATTCGGGATGAGTACGATAAGGAAGCCATCAAGCATGCCGCCAGGGTAGGGGCTGAAATGGGTGCGGATATTGTAAAAGTGTCCTATACGGGCTCTGCTGAGACTTTTCAGGAGGTGGTGGAGGGCTGCTTCAGGCCCGTTGTCATTGCAGGAGGTCCTAAAATGGATTCGGACCGGGATATTCTTGAGATGGTCAAGGGGGCAACGGATGCGGGAGGAGCCGGTGTTTCCATGGGACGGAATGTATTCCAGCACCAAAATCCCAGAGGGCTGGTACGCGCTTTTGCCGCCATTGTCCATGATGGGGTGTCTGTGGAAGAAGCCATGCTGATTTTGCAGAGTGAGAGTGCTTGA
- a CDS encoding 3-dehydroquinate synthase II, which translates to MQEIWVKISPWNKELVLTALEGGAHGLWVEDGRGQEVAELARIPVLASDGDYIPGETAEIFKISDGSQEEAVAALSVSRLVVLECTDWTIIPLENLIAKKADVMPVVRSFEEARTAFGILEVGVRRVMLDIQDPLALQSALSGLQEVHGSEVLEEAVVTEVRSLGMGDRVCVDTCTSMLPGQGMLVGDSSSALFLVHAETESNPYVAPRPFRVNAGAVHAYTRVDGGRTRYLAELKAGDSVMLVDSNGNTSPAVVGRVKIEKRPLLLIRAEVAGRGIHTIVQNAETIRLTAPGGRPLSVVSINPGDRVLVCLEEGGRHFGHAVEETITEQ; encoded by the coding sequence ATGCAGGAGATATGGGTAAAAATTTCCCCATGGAATAAGGAGCTGGTACTGACAGCCCTTGAGGGAGGAGCGCACGGGCTCTGGGTGGAAGATGGCAGGGGGCAGGAAGTGGCTGAGCTGGCAAGGATTCCTGTGCTTGCATCGGATGGAGATTATATTCCGGGAGAAACGGCTGAAATTTTTAAAATTTCTGACGGAAGTCAGGAAGAGGCTGTGGCGGCTCTGTCTGTCAGTCGTCTTGTGGTGCTGGAGTGTACGGACTGGACCATTATTCCCCTTGAAAATCTTATTGCCAAAAAAGCGGATGTTATGCCCGTGGTGCGGAGTTTTGAGGAAGCACGCACGGCCTTTGGTATTCTTGAGGTGGGCGTCCGGCGGGTGATGCTGGATATTCAGGACCCTCTGGCCCTGCAGTCGGCCCTTTCCGGTTTGCAGGAGGTCCATGGCAGTGAAGTTCTGGAGGAGGCTGTGGTGACGGAAGTCCGGTCCCTTGGCATGGGAGACCGGGTCTGTGTGGATACCTGTACATCCATGCTGCCCGGCCAGGGTATGCTGGTGGGCGACAGTTCTTCGGCCCTTTTCCTTGTGCATGCAGAGACAGAATCCAATCCCTATGTGGCGCCCCGGCCTTTCCGGGTGAATGCCGGAGCCGTGCATGCCTATACCCGTGTGGACGGGGGGCGTACCCGCTACCTTGCCGAGCTTAAGGCCGGTGATTCAGTGATGCTTGTGGACAGTAACGGAAACACCAGTCCCGCTGTGGTGGGTCGGGTGAAGATAGAAAAAAGACCCCTCCTTCTGATCCGTGCTGAGGTTGCTGGAAGAGGTATCCATACCATTGTGCAGAATGCGGAAACCATCCGCCTGACGGCACCGGGAGGCAGGCCGCTGTCCGTTGTGTCCATCAATCCCGGAGACCGTGTGCTGGTCTGTCTGGAAGAGGGTGGCAGGCATTTTGGCCATGCGGTGGAAGAAACCATTACGGAACAGTAG
- the pheA gene encoding prephenate dehydratase, giving the protein MGENMTEDMEGVRQALDRLRIRIDSIDDTILDLLNERLELGREIGAVKEKAGLQVLDRSREKSIFDRLVARSAGRPVSDTLIHHLYGIVMAATREVQRSRTIAYLGPEATNTHIAALQQFDYAGQFVPRTTIADVFEEVEKGSCDYGVVPVENSLEGAVNHTLDLLFLSPLSICAETCFAISHDLLSRETDLSTVSVVYSHPQALAQSRRWLAQNLPHARLVEMASTAAAARKAAMEPGAAAVAGSQAAAIYNLQVLASHIEDSGRNTTRFLVIGRDETRPTGSDKTTIMFVTAHVPGALFSGLKPMADLNINLVKLESRPTRQENWNYFFIADLEGHREDELIREAIDRMRPNCLFLKTVGSYARCSF; this is encoded by the coding sequence ATGGGTGAAAACATGACGGAAGATATGGAAGGGGTGCGACAGGCACTGGATCGCCTGCGTATCCGCATAGACAGCATAGATGATACCATCCTTGATCTTCTCAATGAAAGGCTGGAACTTGGGCGGGAGATCGGAGCTGTTAAGGAAAAGGCCGGGCTTCAGGTGCTGGACCGGTCCCGGGAAAAGAGTATTTTTGACCGCCTTGTGGCCCGTAGCGCGGGAAGACCTGTTTCCGATACCCTGATCCATCATTTATATGGCATTGTTATGGCTGCTACCCGTGAGGTGCAGCGTTCCCGGACCATCGCCTATCTTGGTCCGGAGGCCACCAACACACATATTGCTGCGCTGCAGCAGTTCGATTATGCAGGCCAGTTTGTTCCCAGAACCACCATTGCCGATGTTTTCGAGGAGGTGGAAAAGGGAAGTTGTGACTATGGTGTGGTGCCCGTGGAAAACTCACTGGAAGGGGCTGTGAACCACACGCTGGATCTTTTGTTCCTCTCTCCCTTGAGTATCTGTGCGGAAACCTGCTTTGCCATTTCCCATGATCTTTTATCCCGTGAAACGGATCTTTCCACGGTTTCCGTTGTGTATTCCCATCCCCAGGCTCTGGCCCAGAGCAGGCGCTGGCTGGCCCAGAACCTGCCCCATGCCCGTCTTGTGGAGATGGCCAGCACGGCGGCGGCGGCAAGAAAGGCAGCCATGGAGCCGGGTGCCGCTGCGGTGGCGGGTTCCCAGGCTGCGGCCATATACAACCTTCAGGTACTGGCATCCCATATAGAGGACAGTGGTCGCAATACCACCCGTTTTCTGGTCATCGGGAGGGACGAGACACGGCCCACGGGATCGGACAAGACAACCATCATGTTTGTTACGGCCCACGTACCCGGTGCCTTGTTCAGTGGTCTGAAGCCCATGGCGGATCTGAACATCAACCTTGTGAAGCTGGAGTCAAGACCCACCCGTCAGGAAAACTGGAATTATTTTTTCATTGCCGACCTTGAAGGCCATCGGGAGGATGAACTCATCCGGGAGGCCATTGACAGAATGCGGCCGAACTGCCTTTTCCTGAAAACCGTGGGCTCCTATGCCCGGTGCAGTTTTTAA
- a CDS encoding shikimate dehydrogenase, with amino-acid sequence MMDAETALFGVMGHPVAHSLSPVMHNAAFGFLGLNAVYLAFDVKDPAGVPVAMRTLGIRGMSVTLPHKEALLSLVDELDPMAEKMGAVNTLCLKDDGRIIGLNTDWCGARDALLEAGPLHGKRVAILGAGGAGRAVAFGIREAGAFPLIVNRSREKGEALARDLGADFCLLSDFTGTGMDILVNTTSLGMHPDVDIMPVPAAVLHGGMVVMDIVYNPRKTKLIRAAESLGCRVVDGLEMFIRQGVLQFELWTGREAPVDCMRKAVEAVL; translated from the coding sequence ATGATGGATGCCGAGACTGCTCTTTTCGGAGTGATGGGTCATCCTGTGGCCCATAGTCTAAGCCCTGTGATGCACAATGCCGCCTTTGGTTTTCTGGGACTTAACGCCGTTTACCTTGCCTTTGATGTAAAGGATCCCGCAGGAGTTCCCGTTGCCATGAGAACGCTTGGTATCCGGGGCATGAGTGTGACCCTGCCCCATAAGGAAGCTCTCTTGTCACTGGTGGATGAGCTGGATCCCATGGCAGAGAAAATGGGAGCGGTGAACACCCTTTGCCTGAAGGATGATGGCAGAATTATCGGGTTGAATACGGACTGGTGCGGAGCCAGGGATGCCCTTCTGGAGGCAGGTCCCCTTCATGGAAAAAGGGTTGCCATTCTGGGTGCAGGAGGGGCTGGCAGGGCTGTGGCCTTCGGTATTCGTGAGGCTGGGGCTTTTCCCCTCATTGTGAACCGTAGCCGGGAAAAGGGGGAGGCGCTGGCCCGTGATCTGGGGGCTGATTTCTGTCTTCTTTCGGATTTTACGGGGACAGGTATGGATATTCTGGTGAATACAACCTCCCTTGGCATGCATCCGGATGTGGATATCATGCCTGTTCCGGCTGCCGTACTCCATGGGGGGATGGTGGTTATGGATATCGTTTACAATCCCAGAAAGACAAAGCTGATCAGGGCTGCGGAGTCCCTTGGATGTCGGGTGGTGGATGGCCTTGAAATGTTCATCCGTCAGGGGGTTTTGCAGTTTGAGTTATGGACGGGCAGGGAAGCTCCCGTTGATTGCATGCGGAAAGCCGTTGAGGCTGTTTTATGA